The sequence GGTGCTGGCGCAGGCGCGATGTTCCGCCCCGGCGAAGACCGGCGGCAAGGTGCTGGTCGGCATCCGTCCCGAGAAGATCTCCCTCACCCACGCCGACGACGCCGACTCCATCCCCGAGGGCCGCAACCGCCTCACCGGCAAGATCGCCGACGCCAGCTTCATCGGTGTCTCCACGCAGTACGTGATCGACACCCCGGTCTGCGACGAGTTCGCGGTCTACGTCCAGAACGTCGAGCGCGACGGCCGGCTCGTCCCCGGGGCCGAGGTCGTCCTGCACTGGAGCCCGGCCCACACCTTCGGCCTGGACGCGGCCCAGTCCCTGCTTGCTGGGACAGTGGGCTCCGCCGGCGTGGAGACCGTCGAGGAAGAGGCCGCGTAGACATGTCGACACTCACCGAGGCGCCACCGCCTCTCGCACCCGCGGAATCCGCGAAGAAGCCCCCGCGCAAGCGCGGCCGGTTCACGCCGTACTGGCTGCTGCTGCCCGGCATCCTGTGGCTGGTCGTCTTCTTCGCGCTGCCGATGATCTACCAGGCCTCCACGTCCGTGCAGACGGGCTCCCTGGAGCAGGGGTACAAGGTCACCTGGCACTTCGTGACGTACTGGAACGCGCTGTCCGAGTACTGGCCGCAGTTCCTGCGCTCCGTCTTCTACGCGGCCGCCGCGACCCTGCTGTGCCTGGCGCTCGGCTATCCGCTGGCCTATCTGATCGCGTTCCGGGCGGGCCGCTGGAAGAACCTGATCATGATCCTGGTGATCGCGCCGTTCTTCACGAGCTTCCTGATCCGCACCCTGGCCTGGAAGACGATCCTCGCCGACAACGGCCCGGTCGTGCACACCCTCAACTCGCTGCACATCCTGGACCTGACCAACTGGCTCGGCTGGACGGCCGGCGACCGCGTCCTCGCCACCCCGCTCGCGGTGGTGTGCGGACTGACGTACAACTTCCTGCCGTTCATGATCCTTCCGCTCTACACCTCGCTGGAGCGGATCGACGGACGGCTGCACGAAGCGGCCGGCGATCTGTACGCCAAGCCGTGGACCACCTTCCGCAAGGTCACCTTCCCGCTGTCGATGCCGGGCGTGATCTCCGGCACGCTGCTGACCTTCATCCCCGCGGCCGGTGACTACGTCAACGCCGAACTCCTCGGCTCGACCGACACCCGCATGATCGGCAACGTCATCCAGACGCAGTTCCTGCGCATTCTGGACTACCCGACGGCCGCCGCCCTCTCCTTCATCCTCATGGCCGCGATCCTGGCCATGGTCACGATCTACATCCGCCGGGCCGGGACGGAGGATCTGGTCTGATGCCCCTCGTCACCTGGTTCAAGCGCCATCTCGTCGTCATCGCGGGCCTTCTGACGCTCGCCTACCTGCTGCTGCCCAACGTCATCGTGACGGTGTTCTCCTTCAACAAGCCGAAGGGGCGCTTCAACTACCAATGGCAGCAGTTCTCCACGGACGCCTGGAAGGATCCGTGCGGCGTCGCCGACATGTGCGGCTCGCTGTCCATCAGCCTCCAGATCGCCGTCTGGGCGACCGTCGGGGCCACCGTCCTCGGCACGATGATCGCCTTCGCGCTGGTCCGTTACCGCTTCCGCGCCCGCGGCGCCA is a genomic window of Streptomyces griseochromogenes containing:
- a CDS encoding ABC transporter permease; the protein is MSTLTEAPPPLAPAESAKKPPRKRGRFTPYWLLLPGILWLVVFFALPMIYQASTSVQTGSLEQGYKVTWHFVTYWNALSEYWPQFLRSVFYAAAATLLCLALGYPLAYLIAFRAGRWKNLIMILVIAPFFTSFLIRTLAWKTILADNGPVVHTLNSLHILDLTNWLGWTAGDRVLATPLAVVCGLTYNFLPFMILPLYTSLERIDGRLHEAAGDLYAKPWTTFRKVTFPLSMPGVISGTLLTFIPAAGDYVNAELLGSTDTRMIGNVIQTQFLRILDYPTAAALSFILMAAILAMVTIYIRRAGTEDLV